The DNA sequence GTGACAGAAGGAAATGATGGATATCTTTTTCTAGAAAGGAGATTCAAAGGGAGAAACAGAAGTGGAGAATCAAATCAAACcctttttgaaaagttttattTAGTTACAAATATTTACCCATTCATGAGTAACCTCACATTTTTCTTGAGGGGAAAAGAGCTCACTATTTAACCCTATAATGTTATAATTAGTCCAAGTTCTAAGTGATCAAGAGGctgtttttgttcttaaaaataaaaaattatctttggagaggctgtttttgaaaacaagatattttttgaaaatatatatatattttaattgtcctaagttatttggtaaaattattttagaaaataattttacaagtattaagaattaataattgaaaataaaatattataaatatgagttatttttaagaaatatttgaaaatatagaaaacaaatcgaaaacattttaggttttcaaatagattttttttataataaacaaaatagaaGTATTCAATCaatgattttcaaatacatttcaaattttcaatacttAACATATCCCAAAATTAGGATGATCAATCAATTCTCATATcgttttttcctttatttactACTCTTAATAATAGGAAGGTATATAACACTTTAGAGTCTCTCTACAATGGTCATCTTTAGAGGTGCATTAAATCCgatcattgtttttaaaaacagtttgatattttttagaataaaatccGCTTAATTGATATACGTGAACCTATTAGTGTGTTTTATATTAGGaaagtaatttttcttttataatactttattttcaatgattttccatatttgaacaattatgttttaaaatgattctcataaaataagtgaaaataattaaatatatttttatagtaattctttaaaaaacatgttttagaaTAATCGATATCCAAACATGTTTTCATATTCTTTTGTtctcaataagaaaaaaatatatagatttctAAGAAGAGTTACCATACAAAATCTTTATTTCTTATTGATTGCATTAATACTTAAAGTTGAAGCAAAAATAGTGATAAAGCGTTATTGGTTGGCATGTAATTTCAAATAGGGCAAAAAATTTGTGATGATGGTAGTTGGTGGGCTTGCTTGATGGAAAATCTTGGATTTACGACCTTATTTtctaacctcatatatatatatatatatatatatgttaatcaAAACATGTACAcacaagcaaaaaataaaaataaaaatttaaaaataagaaacaagatTTTTGACATGATTCGACCCTACAAGATGATTGGGCAGCTCGAACCCGACACAGTGAACAAAACGTAACAAAACTGATTCAAGCTTTACAGTCAATAATCTCATATGGAtgtcttttttcatatttctcataATTCATTCCTTACCAACTCTTGTAACATGATTAAGATTTGTTACAGGCAACATGTGACTGTAGACAATTATctaaatcacaaaataaatgaGTTTGTGGTCCTTCATTTCCAAATGTCATGTTTGGTTGCCAGGAAAACCCAAGagacaaatttatcaaataacatATTTGTACTGGTGGTCTCTTTCATATGACTCACTGAAAGCATTTGCAGCAAATGAAATAAACTACCAAAGCATGATGAATATGGTTATATCAAACAACTATATCAAACAAATCAATCCACAAAATAATGGCCACGCCCCACCCCAcccaagaaaggaaaaaggaacAGAAACTGTGCCAAACATGTGttttagaaaaggaaaaggtgAAAATCACATCATAcgtttttaaaaagatttaaaaatagaaaatatattatttttaaaaaatatttttaattatatgtgattattttcatttattttataagagtcttttttcttttccaaagttttttttctcatctaaaatatttttagagattcctattaactttttctattccgtaaaaaattataataaaattagaaatattttatataatatataatttttttttacaaaaagaagTATGTtccaattaataattttaaacacCTCCCAATAGCTCCTACCATATGCACTCATGATGGTGGTAGCATGAGACATCTATGCTTTGCTAGTGAGCTTGGATGATGAGGATGGTAGAGATTCTCAAGCAATGTATGgatttttttggattctttTATGATGAAGATGTTGGAACTGTTGATGGGcttatctttaattttcttatagcATGTGAAGAAGGTTCTACGGTCACTAAAAGAAACAAGGGAAAGTTAAAGATGAGTGGACCCTTCAAGTAAGAGGCATTGTCCCTAACTTAGAAACCAAGGTACATAACACGATATATGCATGCCCTTAAAATGCTGATTTTTCTGGAAATTCATTGTATGTGGTGGGAAAAGACTGACATAGCTCATGAATAGAGAAAAATGAGTCATCAAAGTGAGAACATGTCCATGTGGTGTAATATCGAATACTATAAAGTTTGACTTACCCTTATTAAATaccaattgatttttatataagatgGTCAAAACCTGATCCAACAATTGATATCAGAGTAAAAAATCATAGAGTTTGAATCACGAGAGTATCATGTTGGGTTTTTCACGGGTTATCCAAATAATAGCTTTTAGAAGTATGATGTCAAATGTCATAAAAGATTTGACCTATTCTCATTAAACACCAATTAGTTTTCAAATGAGATGACCTCCGTTACTTCTTGAATGAGATAGTCAAAAACTTAATTCATTGCTCTCGTGAGACCGTATCCTGtatttataaatcatttttctataGTAAGGTTGCAAGATACCCACACCTATGTGGCCAAAGAATCACTATCCAACTATTTACAAGCCCATCTTTATGGGATACTCAAAGGATAGGGTAGAAAAAACCAATGTAGCTCATAAGTGAGAAGAATTGCATAAAAAATTTGTTGTCTTATACAATTATTATATGTTTAGatcaaatctttttttcttttttttggaatCATGAAATGATCATGTGATAATAATGTGTTGTATGTATGTTGAGAGGTCTCTTTCATGTCTATTTGAAATTATTACCGGTTAATGCAAATTGATTCTGCCTTATGGAAGTTATTTtttgtaacaaataaataagatttacaAAGACTATGTTCgattccaaaaattttaagcaaaaatataagaaaaagaaaatagagaggaaaagtagaagttagaaaaaataaataaataaataaaacataaatataaagttaataattttttttatatgttatttcaaactcattttatttattttaactattttatgtataaattaaataatttgaaaaatcataaatttttaatcatattttacttaatattttttaaaatcaatcaaatctTTTTAACCATTCTATTAAACTTATAAGCAAGAATGACCccttaaaatgattgatttCCCTAACAAAAAATATTGCAATTTCTCAAATATGTGATTCAAGGGttgaatctcattttcttttgctatGACATTATAGATGAAGTAGCCACCAAGGCCTGCAATGTATTAATTCCTCCAGCTGCATAAACCATGCTTGTATAAATCATAACTGCAGTGtattaattttagaatataGTCACCACTTGCTCAAAGGCCTAAGTCAATGACATAAtgcaattaaatatttttgtaacaaTTGATAGAATTTGAATATTGCCCgataaaactcatgaaaatgaaataagtagTTATGCTATATTGTCGCTTGTCTATCTATTGGGGATTGCATATTATTGAATCGGGTTTTAATGTCTAATAAGCATAGGTCAAACATTTGATGACATTCGATAATACATATCGCGGGTCTGTTCTAAAAGTCGTCATTTGAATAGCTTATCATCGAGCTTAAAAGTTGCATTTCCGCATCCCAATACATACCACTCTCTGTGAGAGTAGATCTCCATTAAACATCCACCCATTTGTATGgatcattttcttccattttctttagcaGAGGGGACTGTACTGCAAGATATCAATACCAAAACTATCATCTACCCACTAACATTTGTGTGGTTATAAGCAAATCTTGATGAGACCCTCATTGGATGAGCCAAGAAAAAGGTCATATAGATCACAGAGGATTGAATTTACATATGGACTACATATCTATTAGGCGATCACAGCCAGACCCCTGTGGTCAAAAAGTAAAGATACCAATATTGAGAACTTGGTATTACATCAATGTCTCTCTGCCTATAAGCCAATCTTTATTGGGCACCCATTGGATATTGTAGGTTAAAGCCAATACAACTGACAGCTAAGGACTACTCCACCATGATAATAACATGACAAACATATGGTCCAATAAGGCATTCATAAAAAATTCCCCATGCTGCAAGAAATGGGAAGCCTTTTTGACCTTTCGTCCCTTTCTTTCTCATTGTAGCTATTTCTTTGATTCACAGTAACACTTGGGATAGACTATTATACTtagaacaaaatatttttttcttgtactgGATCATAATATATGATGTATTGTTGCTTGTTTTCTATTCATTTCTCATTGAAATCATGTCCAGAAAATGAAAGATCGACTCTTTCTTATGGAAATTATATGACTGATGAATGCAATGACACATGtctttgaaaagtgaaaacaactgGTTAATCATTCCACTAAACATAATGGGAAAGATTCATTTAAAAGATGGATTTCCCCAAAAGAGATACTGAAATCTGTGGAATTGGGATTCAATGAACGCATATCATTGGCATTTTCTATGAATACATACATACAAGTACCCAATAAGGCCTGCAATCCATGTTGATCTACAGTTCAATTTCCATAGTGTATGGAATGAAGCTACAGAAGGATATGGGATACCCATATTCCAGGTGACAGTTAGTAAGGTCCAGACCCATGGACtaattaatcttttgttttaaCCATGAAACTTGTGTCGGTTGTCTGTTTCTCTTTGAAGAGAATCCTATGCTCTAGACCATAAACCTTTCAGCTTCATGGCCATGTCCACCCACAGGAATTTCGAGGCACCCACAGCTATTTTAAGGCATAAAAGGCCTTatcattatagaaaatattgtCTAGTGTGCTTTTCTATATTATGTTGGATCAATATTAGTTAGTTGGAGTTGAAAACTTTTTGATCAAAAGAAAGATCTGTCACcttttatttcttgtttgaATGAATTTGTGGAAGAGGATGCCAATGCTCAGCATAAATTCAACTTGATATATGTTCATATATGTTCACATGTGTTGTCAGTGACATATGTTTTTGAGATTAATCAATgatttaatatatgatatagtcttagagtttgtttggcatTAATTTTAGAATGTGTTTCCAGCTCTTATAGTACTTGAAAATGGTAGAAAGGTTAAAAGTGCTTTTTAGAATTGCTACCAAACAGATTCTTGGTTCCTGATCCTCTTACTTAGCTGAAGTACTGTTACATACCACAGAAGCAACAGTATATGTGTTGGAGCCTATATAGATTGATGTAGTCTGTAGTTTCTCTACAAAGCATTACAACATGGGAGTACTGGTACAATTACTCTTTCTTTTAGCCAGCACTGTTGAACTTTCTCCGGGAATATCCCTTGAAATTCACGTTCTCCGGCCACAGCTTGGCTCCAGTGGCCACCATGTTCCGGGGCTTTCCTGCCTGAGTTGGAGACTTGGAGTGGAGACACACAACATTATTGAGTGGTCAACTGTGCCACAGGCCTGTGAAAGCTATGTGGGGCATTACATGCTCGGCGACCAGTACCGGAAAGACTCAGGAGTCGTGGTGTATGAGGCAATTACTCATGCCCAAAGCCTCAAGTTGGCCGGAGATGGCAAGGACATATGGGTGTTTGATATAGATGAGACTTCTCTTTCTAATCTGCCTTACTATGCTAAGCATGGATTCGGGTAAACTTATCATTTCCATTAGTATATAGCTGCTATCTTCAAACAAAGGCCCATATAATCATGGTAGGAAGATATAGTCACAGAAAATCTAGGGTGGTATCCTCTTTGCAGTCTCTTTTCTGGGAAACTGTCATTGGAATAGTCTTTCATAGACAtataagaaaggaaaagaaattgcaATTTGGCTGAAATGGACCAAcactatcctttttttttttggtgctcTTTCCCAATAGTCATGTATGTGCTATGCTTTTATATGAATCCTGTCTCTATCATGACCTAATTATCTTGAAATTTCAGGGTGGAAGCATACAATTCCACACAGTTCAACAATTGGATCTATGAGGGAAAGGCTCCGCCACTGCCAGAAAGTCTTAAGCTGTACAAGAAGTTGCAATCTCTTGGGATTAAGCCTGTATTCATAACAGGCAGACCAGAAGCCCAAAGAAATGTCACAGCAGCCAACCTACAGAATGCGGGATATCACACTTGGGAGAAGCTCATACTCAAGTAAGCAAATACTTAAACATCAAGATACATTTCACTGGGCCTAATAATGATTTTCTGAGTCAAAACTGATCATATATtgataatttgaaattgggtTGGAGGGTCAAGCAGAGATTGATTCTAATGCTTTGGCCTATGGAACGAAACTGATCAATTTGACCCCCTTTGTGCAGTGAAGTGTACCTTATCCCCTGCCTTTCTGGATAGCAATCCCATTAAGGTGGAATACGGTttgggtgcctaaatgggctgaCTTATTCAGACCCGTTCTTGAGAGGTTTTTAACTACCCAAGAACTGTCActgaaaagaataataatactaaaagaGATGAAGAacttatctttttgttttttttatgacaGACTTTTCTCCCAAAATATCCTCTTTTGAAGTTTTCGGTTTTCTCCATGAAAATAAATGTTAGAGACTCGTGTCATGagaattttgagagttttttatatttgtaattcTATTCACGACTTGAAGCAAAAAACTTGTCAGTGAAACAATCAAATTGTGATTTTTGGACATCTTTGAAGATAatccaaatttttaattaacacTTTGGAAATAATGGCTcaaaatataaaacttattaTAAGCCTCAAGAtgataaaattttgggattGTATCTTCAAAGGCTTGGGAATGGGTATAAACTCTATAGTTGTGATGTCATAGTcaattagttttcaaataagatGATTAAAGAAATGAATATTCTTATcactaaatatttattattgcctttagttttttataaaatgattttttgttgtAGGGGATCATCGGTCACAGGTACAGCAGTTGCGTACAAAtcaaatgaaaggaaaaaactaGAGCAAAGTGGATACAGAATAGTTGGAAACATTGGTGATCAATGGAGTGATATCTTAGGAACTAATGTGGGGAATAGGACTTTTAAGTTACCTGATCCAATGTACTACATTAGTTGATGAAACTTTGAACTAGAATTTCCTATTGAAATAAATCAAATGCTGCTTAAAGGAACTCGATTCATTCAGCATTACATTATGGAATGACTTTTAATGATCTATACTGTTCTTTTTTACTATGCAACTTTCCtaattttgttgaaataatGTGAGGAAGAGAAGTAGAGAAGATATTACAGGCTTCTAGCTTTAATAGTATTGAAGCCATAACTTTTCTtcttataacttaaaatatttatagagatattctactagttttccttattttataagaaatctaattataataacatataaacttagggaatattttatataatattcctttaatatatatatatatatattccaattAGTAAGTTTAAACACCTCCCATTAGCTCCAACCATCTGTGCTCATGATGGTGGTAGTATGAGACATCTATGCTTTGCAGGTCATCCTAGCTGATGGGAATGTTGGAGATTTTCAAACAATGaatgatatctttttttttggattctttgCATGATGAAGATGTTAGAATTGTTGAatggcttttcttttcttatagcATGTGAAAAAGGTTCCACAGAcactaaaagaaagaagagacaCTTAAAGACAAATGGACCCTTCAAGTAAGGGCATTGTACCTAACGTAGAAGCCATGGTACATAGCAATTATATATGCATGTCCTTAAAAGCTAATTTTATAGGAATTCATTGGTTGTGGTAGGAAAAGACCAACATAGATCATAGATATGGAGAGCTGCATACAATTTTGTTGGAGTGTAATAACATCATGCTTAAGTTGGGGATGGGTCACTTAAATGATGACTCTTAGAACATGTCCACGTGATGTGATATCGTAAGTTATAAAAGATTTGATTCATTCTAACTAAATACCAATTAGTTTTTAGATGAAATGGTCAAAATTCGATCCAACGATTGGTATCAGACCAAGGGTTATGGGTTCAAGTCATGAGAGCCTCATATTAAATGAGGGATTTTTGGGATGTAACAATGTTGCTCTTAAACCCAGGATGGGTCACCCAAATGatgttttcttaaaacaaattcACGTGGTGTGATTCCAACAAATTTTAAGGTATAGTTGCTCCTCTGAGGCCAAGTCTTATATATATGGATCATTTTTCTATGATAAGGTTGCAAGATGCCCAAACCCTTATGGCAAAAAAATCACTATCCAACCATTTACGAGCCAATCTCTATGGGGTGCCCATCACATAGGATAGGAGAAGCCAATGTAGCTCAGAAGTGAGAACAATTGCACAAGATTTTTTTGGTTGTCTACTCCCTTGGTGGGGATAACAAATGTGAATGGAGACCAAATGAAAGCACAATTCCCCATGTTACATGAAGTGACATGCATCTTCTACCTTCCACTGATTATGTCTCATtacaattttgtttctttgattataGTAACCTTACTTTTGGTTCCATGTATCATCTAAAACTTGgaataaaatatcatatgtttagattagatttttttttccccttttttttagaattgtgaAATGATCATGTGATAATAACTTTATATGTTGTATGTTGAGAGGTCTCTTTCATGTCtattttaattaatcatttCCAGCATGTGCAAAATTGATTCTGCCTCATGgaagttattttcaaaaagagaaagCTAAGATTtaccaaagaaaatgatttggTTGAACTTTTTACATCAATCATTCTATTAAACTAAGGGAGAAGGATCCCTTAAAATGTTTGATTTCACCAACAAAAAAGAATACAATCTCTTAAATTACGTGATTCAATGAttgaatctcattttcttttgctatGACATTGTTGATGAAGTAGCCACCAAGGCTTGCAATGTATTAATTCCTCCAAAGTGCATGTACCATGCTTGTATAAATCTTATCTACAATTAATGTATTAATTTCAGCATATTGTGACACCCTGCTCAAAGGCCTAAGTCAATGACATCATGCAATTAATATTCTGTTGGTAACAATTGATAGAATTTGAACATTGCCCGACACGATTCATGATAAGGGAATAAATAGTTATGTTATAGTGTGTTTTGTAGACTGTTATATAGGGTTTTGACCATCTTATCTAAAAATTAACCAATGTCCAGTTAAGATAGATGAAACGTTTTATGACGTTCGACATTACCTTTGCGGGTCTATTCTAAAAGTCATCATCTGGGCGATTCATCCTAAAGCTTAAAAAAGACATTATTACGCCCAAAACATACCACACTCCTCAAGATTAGATCATTAAAGATCCACCCTTGTACATGGATCATTTTCTTTACCCAAAGGGGTCTAGAATAAGGAGAAACAGTACTGCAGATACTAATACCAAAACTAACATCTGCACATAGCATCTGTGCGGTTATAAGCAAATCTTGATGAGACCCTCAATGGATCAGGTGAGAAAAAGGCAATAAAGATCAGAGGAGTGAATTCACATATAGGCTCCATATTAGATGATCTTTTTTCTTCAGTAAGGCTGCAAGAAAGCCAGACCCCTGTGGTCAAAAAGTAGATAAACACATGTTGAAAACTTGGTATTAGATCAATAAGTCTCTGCCTATAAGCCAATCTTTATTGGGCACCCATTGGATATTGTAGGTTAAAGCCAACACAACTGACAAGTCAGGACAATTCCACCATGATAATAACATGACAGACATGGTCCAATAAGGCATTCATACAAAATTCCCCATTCTGCATGAAGGATATGAATCCCTATACTCCAGGTGACAATTAGTAAGGTCCAGACCCATGAACTAATCTTTCGTTTTAACCATATATAATTTGTGTCAGTTGTCTGTATATTTTTTGAAGAGAATCTTATGCCCTAGACCATAAACCTTCCCCCCCATGGTCATGTCCATTGTCCACCCACAGGAATTCTAAGGCATCCCACAGGTATTTTAAGACACCCACATGTATTTTCTATGGTTTCTCCACAAGCATTACAACATGGGAGGAGTACTGGTGATATGGCTCTTTCTCTTTGCCGGTGCTGTTGAGCTTTCTCCGGGAATATCCCATGAAATTCATCTTCTCCGGCCACAGCTTGGCTCCAGTGGCCACCATGTTCCGGGGCTTTCCTGCCTGAGTTGGAGACTTGGAGTCGAGGCACACAACATCATTGAGTGGTCAACTGTGACACAGGCCTGTGAAAGCTATGTGGGGCATTACATGCTCGGCCACCAGTACCGGAAAGACTCGAGAGCTGTGGTGTATGAGGCACTTACTTATGCTCAAAGCCTCAAGCTGGCCGTAGATGGCAAGGACATATGGGTGTTTGATGTAGATGAGACTTCTCCCTCTAATCTGCCTTACTATGCTAAGCATGGATTCTGGTATTTAAATTTAGTATTTGCAGTCTCTTTTCTGGGAAACTGTCTTTGCAATAGTCTTTCATTTTGCTGGTAAAGATGATTTTCCATTATTATAAAAGTACTAGTCACTCCTGTTCATGTTTTCTTCGTCTTTGAGTTTTCTTTCAAGTTATTTCATTGACTTTACTGAATTACAAAACTTGAATTAGAATgtatttggtaatgattttagaaagtatttttaatatttttaatacatgaaaacttttatttttcaagtattaaaaaagttagaaaagttttttaaaatcattgtcaaacagaCTTTCAATCTTGTTGAGAATATTGAGATCGAACTTCTTGTTGAACATGTAGAGGTTTAAGGGGTAGGATtccaatataattttattttattttatatattgaataacggATTTATCC is a window from the Vitis riparia cultivar Riparia Gloire de Montpellier isolate 1030 chromosome 9, EGFV_Vit.rip_1.0, whole genome shotgun sequence genome containing:
- the LOC117921463 gene encoding acid phosphatase 1-like, which produces MGVLVQLLFLLASTVELSPGISLEIHVLRPQLGSSGHHVPGLSCLSWRLGVETHNIIEWSTVPQACESYVGHYMLGDQYRKDSGVVVYEAITHAQSLKLAGDGKDIWVFDIDETSLSNLPYYAKHGFGVEAYNSTQFNNWIYEGKAPPLPESLKLYKKLQSLGIKPVFITGRPEAQRNVTAANLQNAGYHTWEKLILKGSSVTGTAVAYKSNERKKLEQSGYRIVGNIGDQWSDILGTNVGNRTFKLPDPMYYIS